One stretch of Centroberyx gerrardi isolate f3 chromosome 13, fCenGer3.hap1.cur.20231027, whole genome shotgun sequence DNA includes these proteins:
- the fgf12a gene encoding fibroblast growth factor 12a isoform X3: MAAIASSLIRQKRQARESNSDRVSTSKRRPSPSKDPRSLCERHFLGVFSKVRFCSGKKRPVRRRPEPQLKGIVTRLFSQQGFYLQMQPDGTIDGSKDENSDNTLFNLIPVGLRVVAIQGVKSGFYIGMNGEGMLYSSEMFTPECKFKESVFENYYVIYSSTVYRQQESGRAWFLGLTKEGQVMKGNRVKKTKPSSHFVPRPIEVCMYREPSLHEIEEKQRSRKSSGTPTMNGGKAVNQDST; the protein is encoded by the exons ATGGCCGCGATCGCCAGCTCCCTGATCCGGCAGAAACGCCAGGCGAGGGAGTCGAACAGCGACCGGGTCTCTACTTCTAAACGTCGCCCCAGCCCGAGCAAAGACCCCCGCTCTCTCTGCGAGAGGCATTTCTTGGGGGTCTTCAGCAAAGTCCGTTTCTGCAGCGGCAAGAAAAGACCCGTTCGGCGGCGACCAG AGCCGCAGCTCAAAGGCATCGTGACACGACTGTTCAGCCAGCAGGGCTTCTACCTGCAGATGCAGCCGGATGGAACCATCGACGGCAGCAAGGACGAGAACAGCGACAACA cccTGTTTAATCTTATTCCCGTGGGTCTGAGAGTGGTGGCCATCCAGGGGGTGAAGAGTGGCTTCTACATTGGCATGAATGGCGAGGGCATGCTCTACAGCTCA GAGATGTTCACGCCCGAGTGTAAGTTCAAGGAGTCGGTGTTTGAGAACTACTATGTGATCTACTCGTCCACTGTGTACCGGCAGCAGGAGTCGGGCCGGGCCTGGTTCCTTGGCCTCACCAAGGAGGGGCAGGTCATGAAGGGCAACCGGGTCAAGAAGACCAAGCCCTCCTCACACTTTGTGCCCAGGCCCATCGAAG TTTGTATGTACAGGGAGCCGTCACTgcatgagatagaggagaaGCAGCGCTCCAGGAAGAGCTCAGGGACTCCCACCATGAATGGAGGGAAAGCTGTCAATCAGGACTCCACATAG
- the fgf12a gene encoding fibroblast growth factor 12a isoform X4 has protein sequence MRILRPFLQKGAHMLQCFCGQRSKSTTINNEPQLKGIVTRLFSQQGFYLQMQPDGTIDGSKDENSDNTLFNLIPVGLRVVAIQGVKSGFYIGMNGEGMLYSSEMFTPECKFKESVFENYYVIYSSTVYRQQESGRAWFLGLTKEGQVMKGNRVKKTKPSSHFVPRPIEVCMYREPSLHEIEEKQRSRKSSGTPTMNGGKAVNQDST, from the exons ATGAGGATTCTGAGGCCATTCCTTCAGAAAGGAGCGCATatgctgcagtgtttctgtggaCAACGATCGAAGTCGACCACTATCAACAACG AGCCGCAGCTCAAAGGCATCGTGACACGACTGTTCAGCCAGCAGGGCTTCTACCTGCAGATGCAGCCGGATGGAACCATCGACGGCAGCAAGGACGAGAACAGCGACAACA cccTGTTTAATCTTATTCCCGTGGGTCTGAGAGTGGTGGCCATCCAGGGGGTGAAGAGTGGCTTCTACATTGGCATGAATGGCGAGGGCATGCTCTACAGCTCA GAGATGTTCACGCCCGAGTGTAAGTTCAAGGAGTCGGTGTTTGAGAACTACTATGTGATCTACTCGTCCACTGTGTACCGGCAGCAGGAGTCGGGCCGGGCCTGGTTCCTTGGCCTCACCAAGGAGGGGCAGGTCATGAAGGGCAACCGGGTCAAGAAGACCAAGCCCTCCTCACACTTTGTGCCCAGGCCCATCGAAG TTTGTATGTACAGGGAGCCGTCACTgcatgagatagaggagaaGCAGCGCTCCAGGAAGAGCTCAGGGACTCCCACCATGAATGGAGGGAAAGCTGTCAATCAGGACTCCACATAG
- the fgf12a gene encoding fibroblast growth factor 12a isoform X1 yields MAAIASSLIRQKRQARESNSDRVSTSKRRPSPSKDPRSLCERHFLGVFSKVRFCSGKKRPVRRRPDAPSKPPQVSHKGCRLEPQLKGIVTRLFSQQGFYLQMQPDGTIDGSKDENSDNTLFNLIPVGLRVVAIQGVKSGFYIGMNGEGMLYSSEMFTPECKFKESVFENYYVIYSSTVYRQQESGRAWFLGLTKEGQVMKGNRVKKTKPSSHFVPRPIEVCMYREPSLHEIEEKQRSRKSSGTPTMNGGKAVNQDST; encoded by the exons ATGGCCGCGATCGCCAGCTCCCTGATCCGGCAGAAACGCCAGGCGAGGGAGTCGAACAGCGACCGGGTCTCTACTTCTAAACGTCGCCCCAGCCCGAGCAAAGACCCCCGCTCTCTCTGCGAGAGGCATTTCTTGGGGGTCTTCAGCAAAGTCCGTTTCTGCAGCGGCAAGAAAAGACCCGTTCGGCGGCGACCAG ATGCGCCCTCGAAACCTCCACAGGTGTCCCATAAGGGCTGCAGGCTAG AGCCGCAGCTCAAAGGCATCGTGACACGACTGTTCAGCCAGCAGGGCTTCTACCTGCAGATGCAGCCGGATGGAACCATCGACGGCAGCAAGGACGAGAACAGCGACAACA cccTGTTTAATCTTATTCCCGTGGGTCTGAGAGTGGTGGCCATCCAGGGGGTGAAGAGTGGCTTCTACATTGGCATGAATGGCGAGGGCATGCTCTACAGCTCA GAGATGTTCACGCCCGAGTGTAAGTTCAAGGAGTCGGTGTTTGAGAACTACTATGTGATCTACTCGTCCACTGTGTACCGGCAGCAGGAGTCGGGCCGGGCCTGGTTCCTTGGCCTCACCAAGGAGGGGCAGGTCATGAAGGGCAACCGGGTCAAGAAGACCAAGCCCTCCTCACACTTTGTGCCCAGGCCCATCGAAG TTTGTATGTACAGGGAGCCGTCACTgcatgagatagaggagaaGCAGCGCTCCAGGAAGAGCTCAGGGACTCCCACCATGAATGGAGGGAAAGCTGTCAATCAGGACTCCACATAG
- the fgf12a gene encoding fibroblast growth factor 12a isoform X2, with protein sequence MAAIASSLIRQKRQARESNSDRVSTSKRRPSPSKDPRSLCERHFLGVFSKVRFCSGKKRPVRRRPGHGFPQPPHPTPPLFGAEALYCSQGLQSEPEKMQPDGTIDGSKDENSDNTLFNLIPVGLRVVAIQGVKSGFYIGMNGEGMLYSSEMFTPECKFKESVFENYYVIYSSTVYRQQESGRAWFLGLTKEGQVMKGNRVKKTKPSSHFVPRPIEVCMYREPSLHEIEEKQRSRKSSGTPTMNGGKAVNQDST encoded by the exons ATGGCCGCGATCGCCAGCTCCCTGATCCGGCAGAAACGCCAGGCGAGGGAGTCGAACAGCGACCGGGTCTCTACTTCTAAACGTCGCCCCAGCCCGAGCAAAGACCCCCGCTCTCTCTGCGAGAGGCATTTCTTGGGGGTCTTCAGCAAAGTCCGTTTCTGCAGCGGCAAGAAAAGACCCGTTCGGCGGCGACCAGGTCA CGGtttcccccaacccccccaccccaccccgcccctcTTTGGAGCCGAGGCATTATACTGCAGTCAAGGGCTCCAATCTGAACCGGAGAAG ATGCAGCCGGATGGAACCATCGACGGCAGCAAGGACGAGAACAGCGACAACA cccTGTTTAATCTTATTCCCGTGGGTCTGAGAGTGGTGGCCATCCAGGGGGTGAAGAGTGGCTTCTACATTGGCATGAATGGCGAGGGCATGCTCTACAGCTCA GAGATGTTCACGCCCGAGTGTAAGTTCAAGGAGTCGGTGTTTGAGAACTACTATGTGATCTACTCGTCCACTGTGTACCGGCAGCAGGAGTCGGGCCGGGCCTGGTTCCTTGGCCTCACCAAGGAGGGGCAGGTCATGAAGGGCAACCGGGTCAAGAAGACCAAGCCCTCCTCACACTTTGTGCCCAGGCCCATCGAAG TTTGTATGTACAGGGAGCCGTCACTgcatgagatagaggagaaGCAGCGCTCCAGGAAGAGCTCAGGGACTCCCACCATGAATGGAGGGAAAGCTGTCAATCAGGACTCCACATAG
- the fgf12a gene encoding fibroblast growth factor 12a isoform X5: MQPDGTIDGSKDENSDNTLFNLIPVGLRVVAIQGVKSGFYIGMNGEGMLYSSEMFTPECKFKESVFENYYVIYSSTVYRQQESGRAWFLGLTKEGQVMKGNRVKKTKPSSHFVPRPIEVCMYREPSLHEIEEKQRSRKSSGTPTMNGGKAVNQDST; the protein is encoded by the exons ATGCAGCCGGATGGAACCATCGACGGCAGCAAGGACGAGAACAGCGACAACA cccTGTTTAATCTTATTCCCGTGGGTCTGAGAGTGGTGGCCATCCAGGGGGTGAAGAGTGGCTTCTACATTGGCATGAATGGCGAGGGCATGCTCTACAGCTCA GAGATGTTCACGCCCGAGTGTAAGTTCAAGGAGTCGGTGTTTGAGAACTACTATGTGATCTACTCGTCCACTGTGTACCGGCAGCAGGAGTCGGGCCGGGCCTGGTTCCTTGGCCTCACCAAGGAGGGGCAGGTCATGAAGGGCAACCGGGTCAAGAAGACCAAGCCCTCCTCACACTTTGTGCCCAGGCCCATCGAAG TTTGTATGTACAGGGAGCCGTCACTgcatgagatagaggagaaGCAGCGCTCCAGGAAGAGCTCAGGGACTCCCACCATGAATGGAGGGAAAGCTGTCAATCAGGACTCCACATAG